The genomic interval TGTTAACCAAATGTGTcacaaattttattacaatgaaacaataaaccatttaaataggcaacaggAGAAATCAGTTGTAGAGCAATGTGAATTACCTCCTCATTTTCAAAAACTCGTATATTTGTTCACAGTCTGATACCAATGTTGAAATTTTCACAATATGTTGCtctcatataggtgtacaaactatGTAAAAATCATAGTCTTCTATTCAGTCCCACCTGAGCTAACTagccccaaactttacaaaaaatgaaaattttcaaatttcaaaaattcataaaaaattaagtaaGCATTTGTATGcattcttgctctatatgaggatAGTAGTGTATTACaacaactatatgaaaaaaatagaCTCTCACAAATCACGCCTTGTTTGTTATTTATGGGCCTAAAaactggatttttgaaaatttggataccaaactttagAGGtcattgactggttatttttgaatttagggtattttgtgaaTAGACAGTGTTGTAACTTAAcacagtgcagagatattcatattttgctaacgtctctaaactgaaacatcgtCACGTGGTTACATACGAAAATGGTCACCTACTGTTTTTTTAACTTCTCAACTATAGGGaaatctcatataaaaaattaaaatatttaaaatggccAAGCAACCACcactggaccacttcatatggattgacctGCTACTCACCGtattgcggagatgctgagtcgagtttggtggtggaatgacagctgtgtagtgctggaatgggaacagggaaggggctggatgggtaaaGATAGtggctaacaaaggttgaggccaggaacgttagggaacataggatgtattgcaggttcccaccagtgcaattcagaaaagctggtgttggtgggaaggatacatatggcacaggctgtgtcaATGTccacacccatccagccccttccctgttgacATTCCAGGACTACACAGCCGCCACTCCACCAacacactcagtctttttatttctctccttttccgctactttcCCCACGCCTCCTAacctctctcctgccctccatctgacctgcagcacttcactccccccccccacaTCATCCCTCCCCTTCCCCGCCCCAGCTTCCTCCTCAGcctcacccagttgccactcccacgatgcactggtgctgctgctcgcagtgtgttttcagttgtctgagactgcagtggtgttggtgtgtgtgtgtgtgtgtgtgtgtgtattgttgatgaaggcctgaATGGCAGAAAGCTTTAAttttgagtctttttgttgtgcctatctgcaactcagcatctccactatatggtgagtagcaactttatttctcataatattgttaaatcttgaaaaagtaatgtatacaagagtagcttcacatacttATAAAAATGAACAGAAAATTCTATGTATGCTTTCACTGACCAAACATTAAATGCTGTAAATAGCCAAGCATCACCCATCAGTATATTTTGCGATCTCTCGAAGGGTTTGGACCGTGTGAATCATgatattcttctagataagcttaagtctTGTTGTATGAGTGCAACAatgcacaaattgtttaattcatatttaactggaagaatgcagaaggttgaaattaaaacAGGGGAAGTACCAAGAATTATCCCCCACAGGGTTTAGTCTTGGTTTCCCCATTATTCTTAAAATATATTGCCCCTCTATATCCATGAATATGCAAAGCCAGGCTACTCAGAAAAtcaaacaaacattaacaaaatcaaaccaATTAATTCTCACAACCCAATGGCACTTCTGCGTTTACCTTAATATGCATACTAACCTGTGTCACTCTTTGCACTATGCAGTCATCAGCATATGTACCCTTGTGCATACAATGTATACGTTCAAATCGTGGGTCTTTGATTATTCTCAATGCAATTCTGTACTTCTGGCCAAGTTTTTCCAACTCGCCGACAACACAATCAGTTACATACGGGATGCCTGAAATTGGAATGGCatacaattattatttatttatttttttctttttacaagagAAAGTGTATACAAACATCtttaataattacaaaaaatagCAAAGCTGAACAAACACTTAAGGAAAAGGGAGTAAGAAAGTTTGATGGAAGTTTAGTATGTAAtctgaaaaatataattattttgttgatgtttgttCTTCAAATATTGCATTAAGGATTGTTACTTGGAAATTACAGTGTTTGCAGTTCTGCAAGTCATTGTGAAATTTCTGGGCAATTATAGCATTCCAATGTTTATGGAATGAGAAAACCATGACCCTCTATGGTGCTTACTAGTTATCTTTCTCTGTTAGGTCAGTGTCTAGCTGACACTCGTATTTGTTACTGCATGATTATTTatcatttgataaaaaaaattgaagtaatgcattgaaataatgaatgaaattttcttaactgaaacaaaacagttatatttattaatccagaatgagataCAGTGCACCAGTGGCTGTGAAGCAAAGCAAGTAAGAAGGAATGAAGGCTGCAGCATGGCATCTTTATCCTCTGTTATTTAAACTATCAAGTCATCTTTCACTAACCCGTGCTCAGCCCCAGGTTACTCTTCTTGTGCACATTATAAGCTGCTCATACACTAAGGCAATGATAATGCACCAGGCTCACATTTGGGTGGAGCAGGGTTCGTATTCCATCTGgctatcctgaattaggtttttccAAGTTCCTAAGGTGAAAGCTAGCACAGTTCTTTTCATaacggcatggctgacttcctgtcCTATCCTACTTGGGGTGTTATTGTACTGAATATTAAAGGTCAAATCAATAAAATATGTCCATATTTCACCACAACTAAGATTTCATATTCACAGTTGTTGGTTTTGTCACCTTCAGACCTAAGATGTCATTGTTctgttctgttctctttctgtttgtGCATGTATGATGTCATATGCCACATCATTACATCATGTCACAGGATGAAGCCAATGTCCAGCTGAACCTAATATCTACTCCATAGGACACTGACGGATTTGCCCTGGGTTCAATTCCAGAACTCTCTGCAGTTTCTCATGGAACTCTCTTACGTTGATATGTCTACCGGAAGACAACATTGAGCTAAGTGGCTATAAATAAGGTGCCTGTAAGACAGTCATAAAGGACAGTTAAGTCAAGACAGACAGGCCGCATAGTCAATTCTGCTTTCAGACAGCAGGTCTGTCAACTAAACTATGGTGTCTAGTTACTTATAATAAAAACAATGATATCATGTGCTTGGGCAAACATCTTACACAATAATAAATTTATGCAAGAAGAGAGAATTAACACATTTCAACCCTGTTTGTAACAATAAAAACTGCAAGTAAAGGTACTcgatcaacatcattcctcaaatAATTTTCTAGAACCTTCTGTAATTCATTCTTCTTTCAGTTGTTTAAACATAACAATATATTCAAGCTCAGACCTTTTCATACCAATTCTTTCTTTTTACATTACTGAACTAATATTCATACTATGAGCAATGTAGAACAAATCACAGTATTATTTCTATCCTTACACAATACACTCAAACACTATACAAAGAGCAGAGTCCTAACTTTTACTCACATTTTGCATACAAGCAGTCCATCATACTCTGGATTATGTCCAATTTGAATTTGATTGAATGATTTATAAAATTGGTGTCAACAAGAATATGATAGGGTGGTCCCAACTGTGTGTTGTACTGGAAGAACAAAGCCGACGATACCTGAGGGCTGAAAATCATGCAAACAACACACGTAATTAAATGAAAATCTGGAAAGATTTTATATCTTATATACGGAAACTTTTCATAATACTCACACTTCGCGGACTTTTATCTGATGTGGATCTTCAGGTTTTTTTTTCCTAGACGGCAAACGATCTTTTTCCTTTCTGAATAAAAAGAACGCAAACGTAAGATTACAACATTAACACAGAGCAAGACGTTAATGAGTTATGAATGACAGTACTTACATTCTTGAGTCGCTTAAACttatcattttcttcatttgtgcaaATCTCTGTTGAACAATTTTTCGCGTCTTTTTCGTTTTACCCTGCACATAAGAATAAATTTGCTTCACAAAACTTACAGACACGATCACTGCCGAGTTATAAACAATTTCAGCCATCGTCTTCAAAAATTAAACCATATTGCCTGTGCAGTTCAGTCACTGAAACACCTTTTAAATTCGCCAAGCTACCGAGAACAACTTGAGTTGCATCTTTTACGTCATTATACAAATGTAAAAGATCCATACGTATTTTAAGTTCAGAGTCATCAACAGCATGTTCTGACAGTATTTTCAATTCCCTATCCAATTCTAATTCTCGATTTCTCAACTTTATTATCCTTTCCACAAGATCGTTTTTGTAGTTTTCTGAAGTGTCAGAGTTCTTGGCTGCTTGTGACTGCATTATACAACAAATAATCACTGTTTGAATAAATCCTATGAATCAAATATTTAACAGTTGTGCTGCAAATAAAAAGAATACGATTCAGATCTGCAGCCTACCTGAAAAGCATCTCTGGATGTAATGACAATTACTCACCATGTTAAACACAACTGACCCCCCCGCAACAAACACGAATACACAACCTAAAAAcagaccacaacaaacaagtacCCAAACCGCGTGTTCGCCACAGCTGAACAAATCCTTTCAATTCAGACGCTACTACCAAAGATATGAGTATGTATGCAGCGCTTCGACCAGCTTTCGCCCAAGCTTCGACCTTATGCACCAACACCAACGACTCAAAGTTAATATGTTTCTGGATATTCACCAGATGCTATATTCATAACAAACTAAGATAATAATTACAACAAAACGTTTGCTTcacgatttttttttgtttagtagAACGTAAAACACAAAACTTTCACTCGAATCAGCTGTAGAGGTAACGGGACGTCCCACTTAATGCATCGCTGGTAAGTCCTCAAATTACTGTTTACGTTGGCTCGACACGTCGGTACTGGTATGTCAAGAGGGAGCGCTTGAATGACAGTTCGGAGAAATTGATTGTGCGCTTGGGTAAATTGCATTTATGTTGTAGGATTAAGCGTTTCTGTTTGCGCGCATTGTTTATTTTCAATGACTTTTTATTACAATGCCCTCAAGTTGATAGCGCGCTTCTATGAGGCTTTGTACATGTTCCAACAATTGTTTATTGTTGAACGACTTACGGTCGTAGTTTAATCCTATTGCAGCATGCCAAAAGGACCGTGTTACACCATCTTAATACATTATGAGAATTGTGCAGTTGCGGAAGAGCCGTGTGTTGCGAGTTGTCGTGGTGGTGCTACTTTTCGTACCATTACTTTACCTGCTATTCGAACAGGCAGGTGGGCGACGAGATGGGACTCTCAATTTTTCCGGAATGGCAAGTGCTATGCGTAATATCCGGTCTGATAAGGCAGTAAGTAACGCTTTCAGTTTCAGTAATCAGATAAAGTTCagtataataattattttgttattagtTTACTTACCCATTTTGTATAAAAGTACTGTATTGTTCTTTTTAAGATACGCAAGACATAGTTATATTCCAGAGAATAGTATACTGCATAAGTCTGTTTAAAGCGCCACTCTCTTACTATTATGTCAATGGTACGACATTCACATTGTAGACatcaattatttttgttgtttgcttATCAGTTTCTCGTCTTTTAAGCTTAACTTTTGTCTTGTAGTTGCTGGAAATGGTTAAGATACTAATAGTAAAGTCACATACAAATCTATGTTTAGACATTTTAGTAGTTTGAAACTTGTTTTTATTATGGTAGATTAGGTTGCAAAGCGCCATTCTTTGTTTTAGTAATTTCGTATGGAGAAATAGCAGAATGCAGAGGGCAATTAAAAAACAGCCATTTTATTCCCTGATGACAGGCAGACATACTGCATGGTTTAATGATTCTAAAGTCCTTTGGGGTAGAATAATCCAGAAGTAAAGTAGAGCCTGCATTTGCTTCTCTAAGTAGGGACTACTCAGAAAAATACCAGAAGAAAACTCATACCTGCTGTTCTAAGGGTCAGATTGTGGATTATTTTATCCTGTAATTATGTTGACTGGTTATAGAATCTGGAAAGAAAAATCTGTAGCTTGAAGTCACATGAAGTGCAGTGGCAAGAACAACAGGATTTCAGGCCTGGTGGGTACAGTGTTTACAACTGAAATCAAATAGATGTGATACAAGTAAGCTGCTACGAATACAATGTGACTAGACTGATCTTCAGTGTGAAGACTGATTCAATGTAGGTCTCCATAtaagtctaccctgtgcaagtctcttcatctctgtataaccaTTGCAACTTAAACCCATTTTGATTACTGTAATGAAGCATTgagcttcctctacaatttttacagccCCCTCCCACAGCGACTGATTGAGAGTTAACACAGGGTAAATATACTTAATGGTAGATTGTTACTTAGCAAATATAGGAGAGATCAGCAGACAGGCTCATTGAAATGGTACAAAAGCtcttgattcttgaacaaagttttCTCCCCCcctggatggtggtatgaactgtgaGAGGCAGGGTTCAGTGTTTGGATTAGGTTGGTTTTGGTTTTGGTTGAATGGatttgtggcaaagaagtgttCTCATTGCAGAAACAGTGCAACTAAAAGTGAGGAGGCCTTTGGATGGGACTGCAATTTCTGTGGGGCTGAAGCTTTTGGTCGAATGTTAACAATAGTGTCACGGGAATGTTTTGTTTCTGGGTTTGCTGGTGTCCTGATAGGAGTTTTTgaggatgtggcaagttgaaaggTAAGATGGTTCAATCTGGGTGATATGTAGCATTGACGAGGAGGAGCGCTATGGTAGCGTAAATGGAGGTGGTGTCTAGAATGCTcttccaggtgctggagagcaagggattcagtTTCAGAAATGGGATGTATGTAGCAGGGATTGCACAGTATCAGTATCTTACAGAGGGAGCAGAGGTGGTTCAGGGATGTCCGTGCCATGGAGGTGGGTTTTTGCAATACAAGGCTTGCGTGGGCCAGGGACTGGTGGAATCTGAAAAGGTGAAGGTCACTGTGAAAGGAAGGGTGGGATCTAGAGAAGGCAATTTTTTTAGTCAGGTCGTTGCGAGGGGAGTGGGGGTGGGGCTATGGCTTATGCGGCATTTAAGAAACAGGATATGGAACTGGGTTGTTAGTCAAGGGAAGGGGTActtttctgaactggtgcagaaagatggagcaggAGTCCATTGTGGCAGGGTTGGCATAGGGGAAACTAGAAtgaaaagacatttaaaaatatgtaaaaacataacaaatatatataaaaatgcacAAATACATAATACACAAAAATGTGCGAAACCGGGTAAAAATACGcccaaatatgttaaaatgtacagAAACATGGAAGAAAAGGAATGGGTGATATATGGGAGTATTTTTGTGTTGGGATAAGGGAAGAAAACAAAGGGAGTGTCGTTAGGTGGACGAACAAAAGTTCATGTGGCACGGGGAGGAAGTGGGATCAATAGGAACAAATTTTATTATTGATGGGAGGAATTTGGGGCATTAAATGCTGCATCAACAATCCAGGCAGTCATGTACCTGTGTATTGTACGCTGGCAAGATCGATATGAAACATTGTGGCAATGGAAGTGTGTGCAGTTTGGATGGTTAAtacacacaggaaagaagagatagAGAGTAGACACTGGGAAGAGTAATGTTGTAGAGAATAATGGGAAAGGAAAACAACACACAGCTGTGAGATGGAAGAAAAGCTGTttggcaaaatcaaacaatggaaattttatgtcagaatatcaacaatattacgaAAGAGATGGATTGATACTTACCATAAAGGTGACTCATTAAGTTGCAGGCAGTCACAATGAAAAGAAACTAATACAGTAGCTTTAGGCCAAAGCTTTCATCGAATAAGAAACCACTCGTGCACTTGCACGTGTGCCTGTGTGCCCCTCTCCCCACACAAGAAAGCAAGCACATTTTACGCGCACgtgactgccatctccagcagcttggaccagaatacaactgtcacatgaAAGAAAGGCACAATTTGAAGGGGGGTAGGGAAGGGGAAGGCTAGAGATGGGGAGAGAAGACTGCCGTCTGGCAGAACAGGCTAGGAGTAGACTGCCAACAAGCAGATTgtgggaagggggaggaaggggaatgAGGAGGGAAAAAGGATAGGAGTGGGATGGGGAAAGAGAGAGGCGGGTTGATGTGTTAGGGCAGAGTAGATACATGAAGAAGGTGAGGGTATAAGGTGATAGGAAGGGGAGGTGGAGTGGAAACTGTTGaggggagggtgtggggacagtgagTTTCTGTAGGTTGAAGGTAAAGAGAATTTTGGGAGCTAAGAATGTGTTGTAAGTAAAACTcccatctgcgcaattcagaaaagttagggagggagaatccagatggccattgaaatcaaacatgttatgttcagctgcacgtTGTGCTGCAGAGTGGTCTATTTTGCTCTTGGTgacagtttgtcagtggctgttCATGCTGATGGATGGCTGGTTGGTAGTCACAGCAATATAAACAGCTATGCAGTGATTGCAACAGAGGTGGCATATGATATGACTGCTTTCATGGGTGAACCAGCCTCTGATTggttaggataagcctgtgacaggaccgAAATAGAAAGTGCAGCTTAGGTGTAGAAATTTGAGGAATTCATATTTAAATTCTTGAGTTCACCACCTTGGGTTAAACAGCTCTGCTGTGGTGACCTTAACATTAATTGATAACActtctaatttttttaatgtttccgATAAACAGCCTTCTTTGCTGAGGATAGTAAACAGCACGCAGTATAGGCAACAGTATATGCACTTGATAACACTTCAATAACTTCACTATGTGTTGGAATCACTGTACAAAACCAGTGACATGTTTTTTTTACAACTCTTCACAGAATACATTActtagtgtaaaaaaaaaattaaaaaactcacGCCAGTGTTATTTACAGTTCACCTAATCAGGCATGCACCTAACTGCACTGCACTTTCAACACATGATCCGTGGGCTAAGTGACATATTGATGAGCTGCTGTGTAGTCACGTAGCCAACTGCCTGGCCTCTGCACTGCAGAGCAGGACTGTGCTGTTGCTGTGCTGATCAGCCACTGCAGAGATCTCATTGGAGATCGCTGCTACTATTGTAGTCTCAGAATCACAACATGGACTTAGTTTGTATTGTCGATGAAAGTCTTCTCTACTCATGTGCTGAAGGTTACTTAAGTATGTGAATAACTTTCACTGTTGACCTCATTGCTATGGTCAAAACTCTTCTTAGCTTAAACAAATTACATATTGAATATTCAAATCAATCGAGGCAACACCACTGTGTGCACTTGCTTATACAGTCTGCTATGAACTGGGGTTTCTCTGGGCAACATCAtatcttcttttttattttcattgaaattATTGAAAATTCTTTTTATTAGTATGAAAGCTCCCTTCTTTCAGCACCTCTAATTCGTGACTTACATTAGGATGCCAAATCGAGTGTGACAAGTTGTGTCTGCAGGGGTATGTTCTGAGAGAGAGCTTCAATCTATTCAAGCTACTAAAGTGATATAATCACTTTTACGGTAACTCTTCTCTATTATAAGCACTACACGGTCACTGAACAACTTAATTTACAATTGTGGGGAAACAGATCTCTCTTAACGTGTAGCTCAAAATAGATCATGACATTTATTTTTTACTGATTTCACATTTTAAGTTGACAGCTCTCAGGTGTAATTTTCAATTATTCTGTCATTGAGATTATCGTCAGCACCCTTTTGTCTGTGACTTCAAAGGGGCCGA from Schistocerca gregaria isolate iqSchGreg1 chromosome 6, iqSchGreg1.2, whole genome shotgun sequence carries:
- the LOC126279077 gene encoding rRNA-processing protein FCF1 homolog isoform X1, coding for MAEIVYNSAVIVSVSFVKQIYSYVQGKTKKTRKIVQQRFAQMKKMISLSDSRIKEKDRLPSRKKKPEDPHQIKVREVPQVSSALFFQYNTQLGPPYHILVDTNFINHSIKFKLDIIQSMMDCLYAKCIPYVTDCVVGELEKLGQKYRIALRIIKDPRFERIHCMHKGTYADDCIVQRVTQHKCYIVATCDRDLKKRIRKIPGVPIMYVAQHRFTIERMPDAYGAPKS
- the LOC126279077 gene encoding rRNA-processing protein FCF1 homolog isoform X2, translated to MGKTKKTRKIVQQRFAQMKKMISLSDSRIKEKDRLPSRKKKPEDPHQIKVREVPQVSSALFFQYNTQLGPPYHILVDTNFINHSIKFKLDIIQSMMDCLYAKCIPYVTDCVVGELEKLGQKYRIALRIIKDPRFERIHCMHKGTYADDCIVQRVTQHKCYIVATCDRDLKKRIRKIPGVPIMYVAQHRFTIERMPDAYGAPKS